From the genome of Eucalyptus grandis isolate ANBG69807.140 chromosome 2, ASM1654582v1, whole genome shotgun sequence, one region includes:
- the LOC104449295 gene encoding D-3-phosphoglycerate dehydrogenase 3, chloroplastic, translating into MAAVSSWNLVFTRPSKQRSLSSSSSSSLSWARSLPSFPSKSHLRFAPGASRAASPTVLSLLDAKPTVLVTEKLGEAGLDLLRAFANVDCSYNLSPEELCTKISLCDALIVRSGTRVTREVFESSGGRLKVVGRAGVGIDNVDVSAATEHGCLVVNAPAANTIAAAEHGIALLASMARNIAQADASVKAGKWQRNKYVGVSLVAKTLAIMGFGKVGSEVARRAKGLGMHVIVHDPYAPADRARAIGVEMVSFDEAISTADFISLHMPLTPATSKVLNDNVFAKMKKGVRIVNVARGGVIDEEALLRALDSGIVAQAALDVFTEEPPPQDSKLVQHENVTVTPHLGASTTEAQEGVAIEIADAVIRALKGELAATAVNAPMVPAEVISELTPYVDLAEKLGRLATQLVAGGSGIKSVKVGFASARGPDDLDTRLLRAMVTKGLIEPISSVFVNLVNADFIAKQRGLRITEERIVLDGSPENPLEYIQVQIANVESKFASAMSESGEISVEGKVKDGKPHLTKVGSFGVDVSLEGSLILCRQIDQPGMIGKVGGILGEENVNVNYMSVGRTAPGKQAIMTIGVDEEPSRETLMAIGEIPAIEEFVFLKL; encoded by the exons ATGGCGGCTGTATCTTCATGGAATCTCGTGTTCACCCGACCCTCCAAGCagcgctctctctcctcctcatcctcctcctccctctcgtgGGCTCGCTCTCTCCCGTCCTTCCCCTCCAAATCCCATCTCCGCTTCGCCCCCGGGGCCAGCCGTGCCGCGTCCCCGACGGTCCTCTCGCTCCTGGACGCGAAGCCCACCGTCCTCGTCACCGAGAAGCTCGGCGAGGCGGGCCTCGACCTCCTCAGGGCCTTCGCCAACGTCGACTGCTCCTACAACCTGAGCCCCGAGGAGCTGTGCACCAAGATCTCGCTATGCGACGCCCTCATCGTCAGGAGCGGCACCAGGGTCACCCGCGAGGTCTTCGAGTCGTCCGGCGGCCGCCTCAAGGTCGTGGGCCGCGCCGGCGTGGGGATCGACAACGTCGACGTCTCGGCCGCCACGGAGCATGGCTGCCTCGTGGTCAATGCGCCCGCGGCGAAcaccatcgccgccgccgagcACGGGATTGCCTTGCTCGCTTCCATGGCGCGGAACATCGCCCAGGCGGACGCTTCGGTGAAAGCGG gaaagTGGCAGAGGAACAAGTATGTCGGTGTTTCGCTGGTGGCAAAGACCCTTGCAATTATGGGGTTTGGGAAGGTTGGATCAGAGGTTGCTAGGCGGGCCAAGGGTCTCGGCATGCATGTGATTGTACACGATCCGTACGCTCCTGCTGATCGCGCGCGTGCAATCGGAGTCGAAATGGTGAGCTTCGATGAAGCAATCTCGACTGCAGATTTCATCTCCCTGCACATGCCTCTTACCCCAGCTACATCCAAGGTGTTAAATGACAACGTTTTTGCTAAGATGAAGAAGGGTGTCCGAATTGTCAATGTTGCTCGAGGTGGTGTGATTGATGAAGAAGCTCTTCTAAGGGCTCTAGATTCTGGAATTGTTGCTCAG GCTGCACTTGATGTTTTCACGGAAGAGCCTCCTCCCCAAGACAGTAAGCTAGTGCAGCATGAGAATGTGACTGTCACACCTCATCTCGGTGCTAGTACAACTGAGGCCCAG GAAGGTGTGGCCATTGAAATTGCAGATGCAGTTATTAGGGCCTTGAAGGGTGAGCTCGCGGCTACTGCTGTTAATGCACCCATGGTGCCTGCGGAG GTTATATCGGAGCTCACTCCTTATGTTGATCTAGCGGAAAAGCTTGGAAGACTAGCCACACAGCTCGTTGCAGGTGGAAGTGGCATAAAATCGGTAAAGGTGGGATTTGCTTCAGCCAGAGGTCCAGATGATCTTGACACCAGGCTGCTCCGTGCTATGGTCACCAAGGGTCTAATTGAGCCTATATCCAGCGTCTTTGTAAATTTGGTCAATGCTGACTTCATTGCCAAACAAAGAGGACTCCGGATCACAGAGGAGAGAATTGTGTTGGACGGATCACCTGAGAACCCCCTTGAATACATCCAGGTCCAGATTGCCAATGTCGAGTCAAAATTCGCCAGCGCTATGTCAGAGTCTGGAGAGATCAGCGTGGAAGGGAAGGTGAAGGATGGGAAACCGCATCTCACCAAGGTTGGGTCATTCGGCGTAGACGTGAGCTTGGAAGGGAGTTTGATTCTGTGCAGGCAGATCGATCAGCCTGGCATGATTGGGAAGGTGGGTGGTATATTGGGTGAGGAGAATGTCAACGTGAATTATATGAGTGTTGGGAGGACGGCTCCAGGGAAGCAGGCCATTATGACAATCGGTGTGGATGAGGAGCCAAGCAGGGAAACCCTAATGGCTATTGGAGAAATTCCCGCCATCGAAGAgtttgttttcttgaaattgtAG
- the LOC104449297 gene encoding probable isoaspartyl peptidase/L-asparaginase 2, whose product MVGWAIAVHGGAGVDPNLPHHRQEEAKQVLARCLNMGISALRSSLPAVDVVELVVRELESDPVFNSGRGSALTEKGTAEMEASIMDGVGRRCGAVSGVTTVKNPISLARLVMDKSPHSYLAFAGAEEFARLHGAEVVDNDYFITEDNKGMLKLAKEANTIMFDYRIPTVLSDTCGASVENPLQMNGLPISVYAPETVGCVVVDAQGRCAAATSTGGLMNKMCGRIGDSPLIGAGTYACGLCGVSCTGEGEAIIRGTLARDVAAVMEYKGLGLQAAVDFVVKERLDEGKAGMIAVSRNGEVGCGFNTNGMFRGFATEDGFVEVGIW is encoded by the exons ATGGTTGGGTGGGCAATCGCCGTGCACGGCGGCGCGGGTGTGGACCCGAATCTCCCCCACCACCGCCAGGAGGAGGCCAAGCAGGTCCTCGCCCGCTGTCTCAACATGGGCATCTCCGCCCTCCGCTCCTCTCTCCCCGCCGTCGACGTCGTCGAACTCGTC GTGAGGGAACTGGAGTCCGATCCGGTGTTCAACTCGGGGCGGGGGTCGGCCCTGACGGAGAAGGGCACGGCGGAGATGGAGGCGAGCATAATGGACGGGGTGGGGAGGAGGTGCGGCGCGGTTTCTGGGGTGACGACGGTGAAGAACCCGATCTCCCTGGCCAGGCTCGTCATGGACAAGTCCCCCCACTCCTATCTCGCCTTCGCAGGCGCCGAGGAGTTCGCCCGCCTCCAC GGTGCTGAGGTGGTGGACAATGACTATTTCATCACTGAAGACAACAAGGGAATGTTGAAATTAGCCAAAGAAGCAAACACAATCATG TTTGACTACAGAATCCCAACTGTCCTCTCGGACACGTGCGGCGCCAGCGTGGAGAATCCCCTGCAGATGAATGGCCTCCCTATCAGCGTCTACGCACCGGAGACGGTCGGATGCGTCGTGGTGGACGCGCAGGGGAGGTGCGCGGCGGCCACCTCCACTGGCGGCCTCATGAACAAGATGTGCGGCCGCATCGGGGACTCGCCCCTGATAGGGGCCGGGACCTACGCGTGCGGCCTCTGTGGGGTCTCGTGCACCGGTGAGGGGGAGGCCATCATACGCGGGACCCTGGCCCGCGATGTGGCGGCCGTGATGGAGTACAAGGGCCTGGGCCTCCAGGCAGCAGTCGACTTCGTGGTGAAGGAGAGGCTTGATGAAGGGAAGGCAGGGATGATAGCCGTGTCCCGGAATGGGGAAGTGGGCTGCGGCTTCAACACGAACGGGATGTTCAGGGGATTTGCGACCGAAGACGGGTTTGTCGAGGTCGGGATTTGGTAG